In one Canis lupus dingo isolate Sandy chromosome 16, ASM325472v2, whole genome shotgun sequence genomic region, the following are encoded:
- the HTRA4 gene encoding serine protease HTRA4 isoform X3 — translation MTRPPPPAALGPLLLLWLLPASLPVPGVEASRSRPPLRCPAACEPTRCPPLPACSAGSSPVLDGCRCCRVCAAAEGEACGGAAGRPCAPGLRCGARPGARRLRGARGGTCGCPAAGAAVCGSDGRTYPSLCELRAQNRAARLRGALPAVPVLKGDCAGREAWSVGRLRSQYNFLAAVVEKVAPSVVHLQLFRRSPLSSKDMPASSGSGFIVSEDGLIVTNAHVITNQQRIQVELQSGVQYEATIKDIDHKLDLALIKIEPNDGDVIGINTLKVTAGISFAIPSDRIRQFLAEFHERQLKGKALSQKKYLGLRMLPLTMNLLQEMKRQDPDFPDVSSGVFVYEVIQGTAAESSGLRDHDVIVSINGQPVTTTTDVIEAVKDSDSLSIMVLRGSQTLILTVTPEIIN, via the exons ATGACCAGACCGCCGCCGCCCGCTGCGCTGGGACCGCTTCTCCTGCTGTGGCTGCTGCCGGCCTCGCTGCCCGTGCCGGGGGTCGAGGCTAGCAGGTCGAGGCCCCCGCTGCGCTGTCCCGCGGCCTGCGAGCCCACGCGCTGCCCCCCGCTGCCCGCCTGCTCCGCGGGGTCGTCGCCGGTGCTCGACGGCTGCCGCTGCTGCCGCGTGTGCGCGGCGGCCGAGGGCGAGGCGtgcggcggggccgcgggccggcCGTGCGCTCCGGGGCTGCGGTGCGGCGCGCGGCCCGGGGCCCGGCGTCTCCGCGGCGCCCGGGGGGGCACGTGCGGCTgcccggcggcgggggcggcggtgTGCGGCAGCGACGGGCGCACCTACCCCAGCCTGTGCGAGCTGCGCGCCCAGAACCGCGCGGCGCGTCTCCGGGGCGCGCTCCCGGCCGTGCCGGTGCTGAAGGGCGACTGCGCGGGGCGAG AGGCCTGGAGTGTCGGCCGGCTCCGGAGCCAGTACAACTTCCTCGCGGCGGTGGTGGAGAAGGTGGCGCCCTCCGTGGTGCACCTGCAGCTGTTCCGCAG GTCACCTCTTAGCAGCAAGGATATGCCTGCATCCAGCGGCTCTGGGTTCATAGTGTCTGAGGATGGGCTCATTGTTACCAACGCCCACGTAATCACCAACCAGCAGCGGATCCAGGTGGAGCTCCAGAGTGGGGTCCAGTATGAAGCCACTATCAAGGACATTGACCATAAATTGGATCTTGCGCTGATTAAGATTGAGCCAAAT GATGGTGACGTAATTGGCATAAATACACTGAAGGTGACAGCGGGAATCTCCTTCGCCATTCCCTCCGATCGAATTCGACAGTTTCTGGCAGAATTCCACGAGCGGCAGTTGAAAG GAAAGGCTCTTTCACAGAAGAAGTATCTCGGTCTGCGGATGCTGCCTCTCACTATGAA CCTTCTTCAAGAGATGAAAAGGCAAGATCCAGATTTTCCTGATGTGAGTTCTGGGGTTTTTGTGTATGAGGTGATTCAAGGAACGGCTGCTGAAAG ctctgggTTGAGAGACCACGATGTAATTGTCAGCATAAATGGGCAACCTGTTACCACCACAACTGATGTTATTGAAGCTGTGAAGGACAGTGATTCCCTTTCCATTATGGTTCTTCGAGGAAGTCAAACTTTGATCCTGACAGTCACACCTGAAATAATCAATTAA
- the HTRA4 gene encoding serine protease HTRA4 isoform X2 — protein sequence MTRPPPPAALGPLLLLWLLPASLPVPGVEASRSRPPLRCPAACEPTRCPPLPACSAGSSPVLDGCRCCRVCAAAEGEACGGAAGRPCAPGLRCGARPGARRLRGARGGTCGCPAAGAAVCGSDGRTYPSLCELRAQNRAARLRGALPAVPVLKGDCAGREAWSVGRLRSQYNFLAAVVEKVAPSVVHLQLFRRSPLSSKDMPASSGSGFIVSEDGLIVTNAHVITNQQRIQVELQSGVQYEATIKDIDHKLDLALIKIEPNGDLPVLLLGRSSDLQAGEFVVALGSPFSLQNTVTAGIVSTTQRGGRELGLKDSDMDYIQTDAIINDGDVIGINTLKVTAGISFAIPSDRIRQFLAEFHERQLKGKALSQKKYLGLRMLPLTMNLLQEMKRQDPDFPDVSSGVFVYEVIQGTAAESSGLRDHDVIVSINGQPVTTTTDVIEAVKDSDSLSIMVLRGSQTLILTVTPEIIN from the exons ATGACCAGACCGCCGCCGCCCGCTGCGCTGGGACCGCTTCTCCTGCTGTGGCTGCTGCCGGCCTCGCTGCCCGTGCCGGGGGTCGAGGCTAGCAGGTCGAGGCCCCCGCTGCGCTGTCCCGCGGCCTGCGAGCCCACGCGCTGCCCCCCGCTGCCCGCCTGCTCCGCGGGGTCGTCGCCGGTGCTCGACGGCTGCCGCTGCTGCCGCGTGTGCGCGGCGGCCGAGGGCGAGGCGtgcggcggggccgcgggccggcCGTGCGCTCCGGGGCTGCGGTGCGGCGCGCGGCCCGGGGCCCGGCGTCTCCGCGGCGCCCGGGGGGGCACGTGCGGCTgcccggcggcgggggcggcggtgTGCGGCAGCGACGGGCGCACCTACCCCAGCCTGTGCGAGCTGCGCGCCCAGAACCGCGCGGCGCGTCTCCGGGGCGCGCTCCCGGCCGTGCCGGTGCTGAAGGGCGACTGCGCGGGGCGAG AGGCCTGGAGTGTCGGCCGGCTCCGGAGCCAGTACAACTTCCTCGCGGCGGTGGTGGAGAAGGTGGCGCCCTCCGTGGTGCACCTGCAGCTGTTCCGCAG GTCACCTCTTAGCAGCAAGGATATGCCTGCATCCAGCGGCTCTGGGTTCATAGTGTCTGAGGATGGGCTCATTGTTACCAACGCCCACGTAATCACCAACCAGCAGCGGATCCAGGTGGAGCTCCAGAGTGGGGTCCAGTATGAAGCCACTATCAAGGACATTGACCATAAATTGGATCTTGCGCTGATTAAGATTGAGCCAAAT GGTGACCTTCCTGTATTGCTGCTGGGAAGGTCATCCGACCTGCAGGCTGGAGAGTTCGTGGTGGCCTTGGGCAGTCCATTTTCTCTGCAGAACACAGTGACTGCAGGAATTGTCAGCACTACACAGCGAGGGGGCAGAGAGCTGGGGCTGAAGGATTCAGACATGGACTATATCCAGACTGATGCCATAATTAAT GATGGTGACGTAATTGGCATAAATACACTGAAGGTGACAGCGGGAATCTCCTTCGCCATTCCCTCCGATCGAATTCGACAGTTTCTGGCAGAATTCCACGAGCGGCAGTTGAAAG GAAAGGCTCTTTCACAGAAGAAGTATCTCGGTCTGCGGATGCTGCCTCTCACTATGAA CCTTCTTCAAGAGATGAAAAGGCAAGATCCAGATTTTCCTGATGTGAGTTCTGGGGTTTTTGTGTATGAGGTGATTCAAGGAACGGCTGCTGAAAG ctctgggTTGAGAGACCACGATGTAATTGTCAGCATAAATGGGCAACCTGTTACCACCACAACTGATGTTATTGAAGCTGTGAAGGACAGTGATTCCCTTTCCATTATGGTTCTTCGAGGAAGTCAAACTTTGATCCTGACAGTCACACCTGAAATAATCAATTAA
- the HTRA4 gene encoding serine protease HTRA4 isoform X1 — protein sequence MTRPPPPAALGPLLLLWLLPASLPVPGVEASRSRPPLRCPAACEPTRCPPLPACSAGSSPVLDGCRCCRVCAAAEGEACGGAAGRPCAPGLRCGARPGARRLRGARGGTCGCPAAGAAVCGSDGRTYPSLCELRAQNRAARLRGALPAVPVLKGDCAGREAWSVGRLRSQYNFLAAVVEKVAPSVVHLQLFRRSPLSSKDMPASSGSGFIVSEDGLIVTNAHVITNQQRIQVELQSGVQYEATIKDIDHKLDLALIKIEPNGDLPVLLLGRSSDLQAGEFVVALGSPFSLQNTVTAGIVSTTQRGGRELGLKDSDMDYIQTDAIINHGNSGGPLVNLDGDVIGINTLKVTAGISFAIPSDRIRQFLAEFHERQLKGKALSQKKYLGLRMLPLTMNLLQEMKRQDPDFPDVSSGVFVYEVIQGTAAESSGLRDHDVIVSINGQPVTTTTDVIEAVKDSDSLSIMVLRGSQTLILTVTPEIIN from the exons ATGACCAGACCGCCGCCGCCCGCTGCGCTGGGACCGCTTCTCCTGCTGTGGCTGCTGCCGGCCTCGCTGCCCGTGCCGGGGGTCGAGGCTAGCAGGTCGAGGCCCCCGCTGCGCTGTCCCGCGGCCTGCGAGCCCACGCGCTGCCCCCCGCTGCCCGCCTGCTCCGCGGGGTCGTCGCCGGTGCTCGACGGCTGCCGCTGCTGCCGCGTGTGCGCGGCGGCCGAGGGCGAGGCGtgcggcggggccgcgggccggcCGTGCGCTCCGGGGCTGCGGTGCGGCGCGCGGCCCGGGGCCCGGCGTCTCCGCGGCGCCCGGGGGGGCACGTGCGGCTgcccggcggcgggggcggcggtgTGCGGCAGCGACGGGCGCACCTACCCCAGCCTGTGCGAGCTGCGCGCCCAGAACCGCGCGGCGCGTCTCCGGGGCGCGCTCCCGGCCGTGCCGGTGCTGAAGGGCGACTGCGCGGGGCGAG AGGCCTGGAGTGTCGGCCGGCTCCGGAGCCAGTACAACTTCCTCGCGGCGGTGGTGGAGAAGGTGGCGCCCTCCGTGGTGCACCTGCAGCTGTTCCGCAG GTCACCTCTTAGCAGCAAGGATATGCCTGCATCCAGCGGCTCTGGGTTCATAGTGTCTGAGGATGGGCTCATTGTTACCAACGCCCACGTAATCACCAACCAGCAGCGGATCCAGGTGGAGCTCCAGAGTGGGGTCCAGTATGAAGCCACTATCAAGGACATTGACCATAAATTGGATCTTGCGCTGATTAAGATTGAGCCAAAT GGTGACCTTCCTGTATTGCTGCTGGGAAGGTCATCCGACCTGCAGGCTGGAGAGTTCGTGGTGGCCTTGGGCAGTCCATTTTCTCTGCAGAACACAGTGACTGCAGGAATTGTCAGCACTACACAGCGAGGGGGCAGAGAGCTGGGGCTGAAGGATTCAGACATGGACTATATCCAGACTGATGCCATAATTAAT CACGGCAATTCTGGGGGCCCCCTGGTGAACTTG GATGGTGACGTAATTGGCATAAATACACTGAAGGTGACAGCGGGAATCTCCTTCGCCATTCCCTCCGATCGAATTCGACAGTTTCTGGCAGAATTCCACGAGCGGCAGTTGAAAG GAAAGGCTCTTTCACAGAAGAAGTATCTCGGTCTGCGGATGCTGCCTCTCACTATGAA CCTTCTTCAAGAGATGAAAAGGCAAGATCCAGATTTTCCTGATGTGAGTTCTGGGGTTTTTGTGTATGAGGTGATTCAAGGAACGGCTGCTGAAAG ctctgggTTGAGAGACCACGATGTAATTGTCAGCATAAATGGGCAACCTGTTACCACCACAACTGATGTTATTGAAGCTGTGAAGGACAGTGATTCCCTTTCCATTATGGTTCTTCGAGGAAGTCAAACTTTGATCCTGACAGTCACACCTGAAATAATCAATTAA